In Methanosarcina barkeri MS, a single window of DNA contains:
- a CDS encoding ATP-grasp domain-containing protein: MQNILVIGFDTRNVVCSASRAGYTVCSIDAFCDLDLRECAYASAFLECRTIQELHQLEASRIKAQMAEFGLEFDALVPGSGLEMLNHNDFPFPVLASSPNAMQKASDKLYLSKKLEALGIPHPRCYSPKELDAIEYPVMIKPASGGGGIFNRIARSKQELLAILEELQGLNPELTEETIVIQEFLEGTPSSVSLLSTKNEALSVAVNEQLIGITWLSRLPFAYCGNITPFRTDQAEEMEALAEELMLDFKLLGSNGVDFLTSKKGPVVLEINPRFQGSLDTVEKAMNINLFEAHAGCFRGELPEKPEAKGFAARGVIYSDRELFIDQKLMELILREKGADIPFQGTVVEPDGPLTSLFACTSTREKAIISLEKGANRIRAFIENQLKREDT, encoded by the coding sequence ATGCAGAATATCCTTGTAATCGGATTTGATACCCGGAATGTTGTCTGCTCTGCAAGCCGTGCTGGCTATACAGTCTGCTCTATAGATGCTTTCTGTGATCTTGACCTTCGGGAATGCGCCTATGCATCAGCATTTCTCGAGTGCAGAACCATACAGGAATTACACCAGCTCGAAGCTTCCCGGATAAAGGCTCAGATGGCTGAGTTTGGACTTGAGTTTGATGCCCTTGTTCCGGGCTCGGGACTGGAAATGCTTAACCATAATGATTTCCCCTTCCCTGTACTCGCCAGCAGTCCGAATGCCATGCAGAAGGCCTCAGATAAACTTTATCTCTCAAAAAAGCTTGAAGCCCTTGGAATCCCTCATCCACGCTGCTATTCCCCGAAAGAACTGGACGCAATAGAATATCCAGTTATGATTAAGCCAGCTTCAGGTGGAGGAGGAATTTTCAACCGAATTGCCAGGAGCAAACAGGAGCTTTTAGCCATCCTTGAGGAGTTACAAGGACTTAATCCAGAGCTTACAGAAGAGACTATTGTTATTCAGGAGTTTCTGGAAGGAACACCTTCAAGTGTTTCCTTGCTTTCTACAAAGAACGAAGCTCTGTCAGTGGCTGTAAACGAACAGCTTATAGGAATAACCTGGCTTTCGCGGCTACCCTTTGCTTATTGTGGAAATATAACCCCTTTCAGGACAGATCAAGCTGAGGAAATGGAAGCCCTTGCTGAAGAACTGATGCTTGATTTCAAGCTCCTCGGCTCAAACGGAGTGGATTTCCTGACTTCAAAAAAAGGGCCTGTAGTACTTGAAATAAACCCGAGATTCCAGGGAAGTCTTGATACTGTCGAGAAGGCGATGAACATTAACCTTTTTGAAGCCCATGCTGGCTGTTTTAGAGGAGAACTTCCTGAGAAACCCGAAGCTAAAGGTTTTGCTGCACGAGGAGTTATCTACTCGGATCGAGAACTTTTTATAGATCAAAAGCTCATGGAGCTCATTCTAAGGGAAAAAGGCGCTGACATTCCCTTCCAGGGGACTGTTGTAGAGCCTGATGGGCCTCTTACTTCCCTTTTCGCGTGTACCTCTACCAGGGAAAAGGCAATTATATCGCTTGAAAAAGGGGCAAACAGGATAAGAGCTTTTATTGAAAACCAGCTGAAAAGAGAAGATACCTGA
- a CDS encoding 60S ribosomal export protein NMD3 has protein sequence MNFITCPKCGRECYKLFDSVCKDCFFETFKLIELPHVLHVRICSACGAHFHRGRWEDVGNIEDVVLKAVEDTLFIHNEAGDVEVYLEPREITPYMYMVRAEVDAVVREEPVHAEAETEVRIQRTACDMCSRESGGYFEAIIQIRAAGRFPTEEEKKRSMAIAREATESMRKKGDRLAFISEEVEQKGGIDLYMGSMNASRQICRLITSELGGNFSESPTLVGMKDGKNLYRITFAVRLPEFRPGDVIKFRGKIIQIKSSGKKVNGTSLEDGSRFISTPEELKGAEKIGNIGDTVLTVLVSIEDNAILVLDPETYETVAIKKPMSFNAEAGSEIPVLKTPYGIFALAHSEIPQAK, from the coding sequence ATGAATTTTATTACATGCCCTAAATGCGGCAGAGAATGCTACAAGCTCTTTGACTCAGTTTGCAAGGACTGTTTTTTTGAGACTTTCAAACTGATTGAATTGCCCCATGTACTCCATGTAAGGATATGTTCAGCTTGCGGAGCACACTTTCATAGAGGCCGGTGGGAAGATGTTGGTAATATTGAAGATGTAGTGCTAAAGGCCGTAGAAGATACTCTTTTCATCCACAACGAAGCCGGAGATGTGGAAGTCTACCTTGAACCCAGAGAGATTACGCCTTATATGTATATGGTAAGAGCTGAAGTCGATGCAGTGGTCAGGGAAGAGCCTGTGCACGCAGAAGCTGAGACTGAGGTAAGGATTCAGCGAACAGCTTGCGATATGTGCAGCAGGGAGTCAGGAGGATATTTTGAAGCGATTATCCAGATCAGGGCAGCAGGCAGGTTTCCTACAGAAGAAGAGAAAAAACGCTCTATGGCTATCGCCAGAGAAGCCACGGAAAGCATGAGAAAAAAGGGTGACCGACTTGCGTTTATAAGTGAAGAAGTCGAGCAAAAGGGAGGAATAGACCTTTACATGGGTTCCATGAATGCCAGCAGGCAGATATGTAGGCTAATCACCTCAGAACTTGGAGGTAACTTTTCCGAATCTCCTACCCTTGTCGGAATGAAAGATGGGAAGAATCTTTACAGGATTACTTTTGCTGTACGCCTTCCCGAATTCAGACCAGGAGATGTGATAAAGTTCAGAGGAAAGATTATTCAGATAAAGAGTTCCGGAAAAAAGGTTAATGGAACTTCCCTTGAGGACGGCTCAAGATTTATCTCAACCCCTGAAGAGTTAAAAGGAGCAGAGAAAATAGGCAACATAGGAGATACGGTTTTAACAGTGCTGGTCTCAATCGAAGACAACGCAATTCTGGTTCTCGACCCTGAAACGTATGAGACTGTTGCCATAAAGAAACCGATGTCGTTCAATGCAGAAGCAGGAAGTGAAATTCCTGTCCTGAAAACCCCTTATGGGATCTTTGCACTGGCGCATTCTGAGATTCCGCAAGCAAAATAA